Below is a genomic region from Granulicella sibirica.
ATGGGGTCAGCTCCGATGGGTTCGTCCGCACCGACCCCGATGGGCTCCGCTCCCATGGGTCCGACGCAGGTTGGTCCTGGCTCAGCCGCTCCTACTCCGGTCGGGCGTGGTGGCACAGCATCCGAACCGCAGTTGCTTGGGCAGGTTACGCCGTAGGTCCGGAGCTCTGAGGCCTCTGCTGGTGTAAACTAGGTGTTGCGTGACCGCAAGCCCTCGAGCTTCGCTAGCCGGGCTGCTTCGTGCGCATTCGCTTTGCATGCGGAAGTCGCATGGCAGGCGCAAAACGGACACAGATTTGATTCAGGGAGAGTTACACGATGGCGAAGATTGCCAAGACCGGCGACCGTAAAAAGGTTATGGATACCAACAAGAGCACGGATTGTCCGAAGTGCTCCAAGCCCACACGTATTGTCAAGCGCGTCAAGGATCGTGAACGCAGCATTCCGGGTGGTGTGTATATTTCGTGCTCGGCGTGCGACTTCTTCGAGAAGCTCTAAGCGTTTTAGTTCGAGACGTTTAGTGATTGGATGAGGCCCGGTGACGGGCCTTTTCTGCGTTTGCGCCATGCCACAAAGGTGGACGGTACCTCGGAACGGGACATCGATGAAAATCTATCCAAACGACTTGACGATCGTGTCTTCGGGTGGGCAGACTCCATATCGAAGGCAGGTACCCGTTTTATGCTTAGCAGCACAATCAAGCTTCAGACACTCGTTGAAAAAACAGCTTCAAACGAATTCACTCCCTCTCCCAGCTTTACCCGTCCGACGTACTTGATGTGTCCTCCCCAGTGGTACGACGTCGACTACGTGATTAATCCATGGATGGCCGGAAATCTACACCGTCCCTCGCGGGATACGGCGTTTCACCAGTGGAAGAGTCTCTACCAGAGCCTGCAGACGGTTGCGGATGTGAGGCTTTTACAGGCTCGTCAAGGTGCCCCAGACATGGTATTCGTCGCGCATACTGCGGTTGTTCAGCACGGCATCGCGGCCGTTTCGAGCTTTGCGCATCGGGAGCGGCAGGCGGAGGAGAAGCACCTGCGGGAGTGGATGCGTGCGCATGGGTTCCTCGTCTGGGAGACTCCGAGAGAGACGGCGTTCGAGGGAGAGGGGGATGTTTTGTTTGATGATCAGGGACGACGGCTCTGGGCTGGTCATGGATCGCGGACGTGCCTGCAGAGCCATCGGCATGTGGCGGATGCGTGGCATGCTCCTGTGACCTCATTGCATCTTGTCGATCCGCGGTTCTACCACCTCGATACCTGCTTCGCTCCGCTCTCCGGCGGGTTTCTGCTTTACTTTCCGGCTGCGTTCGATGCTCCTTCGCTGGCAAGGATCGAGGAGGCTTATCCAGCGGAGAAGAGGATCGCGGTCAGTGAGGCAGAGGCGATTCAATTCGGGTGCAATGTCCTAAACGTTGGACGGTCAATCTTCATGGGGTCGGTGAAGTCGAATCTCGCGCAACGCCTTGGAATGTCTGGATTTGAAGTCACCGAGCTTACCTTGTCGGAGTTCGTCCGGGGCGGAGCTTCAGCGAAGTCACTTGCGCTTCGTTTGAGTGATACCGGGGTTACGCATTCGATCGCTGCATGATCGAGGGGGCGCCCCACTCCCCCTATGCAGCATTCGATTTCTTTTATTCGTCTTGACGGGTTTTCTAGGGTTGCTCAGACCGAGGCGATCTCGGCGAGGATAACGCGGGCAGTCTCGGCCGGGTTCTGAGACTGGGTAATGGGGCGGCCTACGACGAGCATTGAGGCTCCGCTTTGGATGGCTTCGGCGGGGGTGGCTATGCGTCGCTGGTCGCCGGTCGGGGAACCCGTAGGGCGGATTCCCGGGACGACGAGGTAAGGTATTGCGCCGAGAGTCTGACGGATAGGGGCGACCTCCTCGGCTGAGCAGACGAGGCCATCAACGCCGCAGGCGGTGGCGAGATGAGCGAGGCGGAGGACCTGGGTGGCGGGGGTGTCGTGGATGCCGATGCCGGTGAGCTGGGAGGTGTCCATGCTGGTGAGGACGGTGACGGCGAGGAGGCGGGGGCTGTTGACGTTTTCTGCGGCTGCCTCGGCGGCGGCGCGGAGCATGGCTTCGCCACCGGCGGCGTGGACGGTGAGGAGAGAGGCTCCGGCGGAGGTGACGGTGCGGATCGCCCCGGCGACGGTGTTGGGGATGTCATGGAGTTTGAGGTCGAGAAAGACGTTCATGCCGCGGTTGCGGAGAGTTTCGATGAGCGAGTTACCGGCGGCGCAGTAGAGTTCGAGGCCGACCTTCATCCAGCGGCAGGAGCCTTCGAGCGAGTCGACGAAGGCGATGGCCTGGGCAGCGGTGGGGAAGTCGAGTGCTACGGCAAGGCGGTCGGCGGCGTTTGGGGCGGTGACGGCTGCGGCGTGAGTTGGCTGGGGAGCGGCGATCATGTAGGCCTCCGATGGGGTCTTGATGATGATACCGGGTGTGTTCGGTGTGGTGGTGCTTCAGGGCTGGAGAAGAAGGCCGTACCTCAGCGGCTAAAGCCGCGCTGCTCCCTGGCTGTCTGTGGCGCGGCTGAAGCCGTAGCCTTAGGCGAGACGGCCCTTCCGACGAGCGGTTCAGTCGAGATTGAGGGGCGAGGCCGTGCGGGATGCGAGAGGGGGCGACACAGGATTACCGCGCAGATGAGGCGGGAGTGGGAACGAGGAGGGTGCGGAGGGTCGCGAGGTGGCAGAAGAGGACGGCGGGGACGATGAAGGCGGGGAGGAGGACGAAAGGGAAGTAGAGGACGGCTACGGTGGGCTGGTCGAAGGCTATGCGCTGGAAGCGAAAGGGGGCCGAGAGTAGGGCGCGGGCTACGACGTTGGCGAGGGTGACGAGGCAAAAGGCGTTCCAGGTGAGGAAGAGCTTGTTGTTGAGCTTTCCTTTGCGGCGGGCCCACCAGATGATGGGTGCGGTGAGGCCGGCGAGGATGTCGATGTTGCCGGCTTCGAAGGTCATGAGGGCGGGGACCTGGTGGGCGAGGAAGAGATAAAAAAGAGTGATCTCGACGGGGATGCGGACGGTGTGGAGGAGGATGGTCCAGTCGAGCTTCATGTTGTCGGCGAGGCGCTTGCCGGCGGGAAAGAAGAGGATGCCGAGCACGAAGGCGAGGGGTGGGAAGAGGGCCAGGGCGAAGTGTGGTGGGAGTGTGGAGATGTTCAAGTAGAAGCCGGAGAGGCTCACGGCGGATTGGAGGAGGATCCAGCCGATTGACCCGAGGATGACGACTTTGGACTGGGTGGCTTTGGCGAGGAAGAACAGGGTGAGGAGGACGGTCAGGCCGAAGAAGAGGAGGAGCGGGAGCGAGACGGCTTGATCCATCGGATGGGTCTTCCCTGGGTGTTGGGCTTTGCCGGGTGGCTTGCCCGGCCCCTTAGTGTGGCATGGGTTTCGGCAGATCGGCGTGGGCTTTGACGATTTGTGACGGAAGGTCTGCCGACAGAAAGCCTTTGTTTTCATGGGAAGGCAACTCCGCGTCTGTCTCTGGAGTCGATAGAGAGTGAGAGGACGTAAGCGGGTCGCACGACAGACCTGGACCTCGACTTCACGTGAGATGGTCTGGAGGGTGCAATGAGAGCTGTGTGGATGAGGGCCGCGGTTGTTGGTCTTGGAGTATGTCTGTCGGGCGCGGCGTTCGCGCAGGATACGACTTCGGATGACAAGAAGTTTCTTGTCGATGCTGCGCAAGGGAGCCTGTTTGAAGTCAACCTGGCGAAGCTTGCGTTAGAGAAGTCGGGCGACCCGAATGTGAAGGAGTTCGCGAGCAAGATGGTGAAGGATCACACCATGTTGATCGAGAGCATGAAGCCGTTGGGGAAGAAGCTTGGCGTGAAGGAACCTACGGGGCCTACCGTCGCCTCACGGGCTAAGTACCAGGAGCTGAAGCTGAAGTCGGGAATCAGCTTCGATCGGGCTTACGTCGAGACGATGGTGAAGGATCATCACGACGATCTGAAGGACTTCATGGATGAGGATCAGAAGACGACGAACCCCGAGGTGAAGGCGGCGGTAGAGAAGGGTCTCAAGGTCATCAAGGAACATACCGTGATGATCGATGGGATCGCCCGGCAGGGTGGGATCGATGTTCCGGCTATGCCTGGGGAGTAGCTTGTATCTTGTCGCGAGGGCCGACCTTTTGAGGTCGGCCCTTTTATTTGCCGGGTGGTAATAAGCGACGGCAGCAGAAGACGCCGATTCTCTTCGGGAATGACAACCAGAACGGCAATAGTTGCGGGCGTTAGTTTTCGGTGGTCTCGCGCTTGTAGGGCTTTTGCATCGAGGCTCTTGCTTCGTTGACGGCGCCCTGGGTGTTGTCGTTGGTTTGGACGGCGAGGCGGTACTCGTTGACGGCGCGGTCGCGCTGGCCGGTGACGTCGAAGATGCGGCCTAGTTGGACGTGGCTCCAGACTTCGGTCCACTTGGGCTCGTCGTCTCCGCGGAGGGCGTCGCGGAACGAGTTCGCGGCGGACTGGTAGTTGCGCTGGTTGAAGAAGATCTCGCCGATGCGGTAGCTGGCGAGGGAGCTATTGCGGTTGGCGTCTAGGGCTTTCTGGTACTCAACTAATGCGGCGGTGGTGTCCCCTTGCGCTACGAGCTGCTGGCCACGGAGGACGGCTACGCGGACGGTCAGGTCGGGTGTGCTTTTCAGCAGCCAGTTATCGGCGTCGATGGTGATCTTGCGGGGGCGGCCGAAAGTCTCGATGGAGTAGTTGGAGTCGTTGCCGCTGACGTCGATGCGCTTAAGCTCAGTTTTGCCGTCGGTTTCGATGCGGAGCTCGACGGGCATGCGGAAGAGGTCGAGATCCTGGGTGATGGCGCCGATGGTGCGGAAACCCTTGTTGTTGCCGAGGCGGAAGACGGAGAACTTGTCACCGAAGGCCGGGGCTCCGGTGCCGTCGAGCCACTGGGCGAAGAAGGGGGCGAGGTTGTCCTTGGCGTCACCGACTGCGATGTTCTCGGCGAGGTTCTGGACGTTGATGCTGCGGATGCCCTTGTCGGTGTACTGGGTGAGGAGGGTCTTGAGGAATTTGTAGAAGCCGTCGTCGCCTAGCTCCCAGCGGAGCATGTGGAAGACCATGGCTCCCTTGCCGAGGGTCATGGACTGGAACTGGGGGGAGTAGGGGTCGAGGCGGCCCAAGGTGGTGAGGGGCTCGGTGTCGTAGGCGAGGGCTTCGGCGGAGAGGTCGCCGATGGAGGTCTGGAAGGAGTTTTTGCCGGCGGAGTCCTCGAGGAAGAGAAGTTCGGCGTAGCGGCACATGCCGTTGGTGATCCATGCGTCGTTGAGGGTGTAGGGGGAGACCTTCGATCCCCACCACTGGTGGGCGAGGGTGTTGGCGAGGAGGCGGCTGGCGTTGCGGTAGTCGACGATGCGGTTGCCGGCGATGGCGATGATCTCGGGCGCCCATGCGGCGGAGGCTCCGAGGTCTTCGGGGAGCTCGACGATGTTGAGGCGGCCGGATTCGGGCTGGCCGAAGATGCCGGACATGAACTCGAACTCCTTGTCGGCCTGCTGGGCGAAGGGGACGGCTCCGGGCTTGCGCTTGTCGGTGACCCAAACCTTGATGTTGTTGACGCCGGGTGCGGTGATGGGATCGAGGAACTTGCCGGCGATGATAGTTCCGGGGAAGCCGGGCTTGGTCCAGTTGAAGGCGTACTCGGCGCGGTTGGCGGGGAGGGTCTTTTTAGCGGCGAATCCGCTTCCGCTGCCGACGACGGACTCGTCGGCGGGGACGCGGATGTGCATCTCGGCGGTGAAGCGGTCGGTGAAGAGACCGGTCATGGGAAACCAGCGGCCGGGGTAAAGAAGGATCGAGATGGGGTCGCCGATGGCGGCGAGCTTGATGCCTTCGACGGGGCTGGTGTCGGCTCCGACGAGCTTGCCGGTGTACTCGAAGGTCCAGGTGTTGACGCTGTTTTTAGCGAGGGGGGTGGCGAGGGTGAAGCGGACGGAGGAGTTGGTGGACAGGCGCTCGGAGGGCAGCGGGGTGTTGTGGCCGTCGGTGACTTTGGTGAGGGCGAGGCCGTTGTTGAGTTCGAAGGAGACGATGGGGAGGTCGTCCATGGCGGTGAAGGTGACGATGGCGATGGCGGTGAGCTGGTTCGAGGCCGGGACTAGGTCGGCGGAGATGTTGTAGGCGGTGATGTTGATCTGCTGCCGGGCGGGCGCGGCGTAGGCGGCGAGGGTGGAGAGGCAGAGGACGGCAAGTGCGGCGATGAGGCGGGCTGGGCGTTGCGGGAGGCGCATGGGTCTGGAATTCCTCGAGAATCTTCTGTCCACAGAAGGAGAACGCATAGGGAGTGATGATGGACGTGCTGCTGCATTAACCGCTTGTCGAGATGTTAGACGCATGTGGGGTCGAAGTGGACTTGAGACCGGGATTGTGACGTTTTGATGACAGGCAAAGGGTCCGGCTGGGCCGCCGGACCCTCGGGCTCGTTAGTTGGCGGAATATTTTTCGACGTGATCAATGGCAATGACTTCGACGGGGGTTTTTTCGGCGTCGAGCTTGAGGCCGACCTGTTGGGTGAGGGCCTCGAAGAGGCTGGGAGCGGCTACGGTGGTGTCGGTTGCGGCGGGGATGGGGGGTGGG
It encodes:
- a CDS encoding dimethylarginine dimethylaminohydrolase family protein; this translates as MCPPQWYDVDYVINPWMAGNLHRPSRDTAFHQWKSLYQSLQTVADVRLLQARQGAPDMVFVAHTAVVQHGIAAVSSFAHRERQAEEKHLREWMRAHGFLVWETPRETAFEGEGDVLFDDQGRRLWAGHGSRTCLQSHRHVADAWHAPVTSLHLVDPRFYHLDTCFAPLSGGFLLYFPAAFDAPSLARIEEAYPAEKRIAVSEAEAIQFGCNVLNVGRSIFMGSVKSNLAQRLGMSGFEVTELTLSEFVRGGASAKSLALRLSDTGVTHSIAA
- the pyrF gene encoding orotidine-5'-phosphate decarboxylase, whose translation is MIAAPQPTHAAAVTAPNAADRLAVALDFPTAAQAIAFVDSLEGSCRWMKVGLELYCAAGNSLIETLRNRGMNVFLDLKLHDIPNTVAGAIRTVTSAGASLLTVHAAGGEAMLRAAAEAAAENVNSPRLLAVTVLTSMDTSQLTGIGIHDTPATQVLRLAHLATACGVDGLVCSAEEVAPIRQTLGAIPYLVVPGIRPTGSPTGDQRRIATPAEAIQSGASMLVVGRPITQSQNPAETARVILAEIASV
- a CDS encoding DUF4142 domain-containing protein; protein product: MRAAVVGLGVCLSGAAFAQDTTSDDKKFLVDAAQGSLFEVNLAKLALEKSGDPNVKEFASKMVKDHTMLIESMKPLGKKLGVKEPTGPTVASRAKYQELKLKSGISFDRAYVETMVKDHHDDLKDFMDEDQKTTNPEVKAAVEKGLKVIKEHTVMIDGIARQGGIDVPAMPGE
- a CDS encoding M1 family aminopeptidase; protein product: MRLPQRPARLIAALAVLCLSTLAAYAAPARQQINITAYNISADLVPASNQLTAIAIVTFTAMDDLPIVSFELNNGLALTKVTDGHNTPLPSERLSTNSSVRFTLATPLAKNSVNTWTFEYTGKLVGADTSPVEGIKLAAIGDPISILLYPGRWFPMTGLFTDRFTAEMHIRVPADESVVGSGSGFAAKKTLPANRAEYAFNWTKPGFPGTIIAGKFLDPITAPGVNNIKVWVTDKRKPGAVPFAQQADKEFEFMSGIFGQPESGRLNIVELPEDLGASAAWAPEIIAIAGNRIVDYRNASRLLANTLAHQWWGSKVSPYTLNDAWITNGMCRYAELLFLEDSAGKNSFQTSIGDLSAEALAYDTEPLTTLGRLDPYSPQFQSMTLGKGAMVFHMLRWELGDDGFYKFLKTLLTQYTDKGIRSINVQNLAENIAVGDAKDNLAPFFAQWLDGTGAPAFGDKFSVFRLGNNKGFRTIGAITQDLDLFRMPVELRIETDGKTELKRIDVSGNDSNYSIETFGRPRKITIDADNWLLKSTPDLTVRVAVLRGQQLVAQGDTTAALVEYQKALDANRNSSLASYRIGEIFFNQRNYQSAANSFRDALRGDDEPKWTEVWSHVQLGRIFDVTGQRDRAVNEYRLAVQTNDNTQGAVNEARASMQKPYKRETTEN